A genomic region of Devosia ginsengisoli contains the following coding sequences:
- a CDS encoding acetate--CoA ligase family protein, which translates to MNQVAAETRGNEARAVDLSRLFDPRAIAVVGATESSRAVGGQPMHYLTTYGYAGEVFPVNPNRETVLGRKCYPSLADIPSGCDVVLIAVAARLVPDVIRQAGAKGIPFAVILSSGFREAGDEGKAIEAELITAIKETGIRAVGPNCMGVLNIPKKVHNGFGQGFGVKDYSTGPVAMATQSGGYGFTLVRNASRAGTGFNYIASVGNSVDLNVLDFIDYFLDCDDVKVVTAFIEGVSDGRRLLELGRKALERNKPILVWKAGNTAAGQKAAASHTASLASSYALYQAAFRHGGYVEVDDYEDLVDLAKAFLAGTLPRGDRVGLVSGSGGAGVIASDRFMQAGLQLPEFSATTKAALRDMLPPLAGTGNPVDISGQNTKDGKSLSNAAAEAVLADENIDMVMVRSGQTTGSVEAAQSIIDIARAADKPVLVATVAEDHLPAKALFDAAGLPWFLTVGRAATAARALADFSMRQQKWAVRPRTIQRAFPRPELSFPAGETFLSERASRDVLAQYGIPLVRQEFVPANAVDRLNLQSLTFPVVVKVNSPDIPHKSEAGAIRVNLTTPEGVRSAAREVIAAARNYDPGARVDGVLVQEMAKGTELLLGAADDACFGPIVLFGLGGIFAEVMADVVYRFAPFDRLSAQDMLAEIKGARLLQGYRGQAVADLDALADIAVRLGWLMSDYRDAIESIDINPIFVNGSTILAADALIALKGRG; encoded by the coding sequence ATGAACCAGGTTGCCGCGGAAACTAGGGGTAACGAGGCGCGCGCCGTCGATCTGTCGCGGCTGTTCGATCCGCGCGCCATCGCGGTGGTTGGCGCGACGGAGTCGAGCCGGGCCGTCGGCGGCCAGCCGATGCACTATCTCACCACCTATGGCTACGCAGGCGAGGTGTTTCCGGTCAATCCGAACCGGGAGACGGTGCTCGGCCGCAAGTGCTATCCGTCACTGGCGGATATTCCCTCCGGCTGCGATGTCGTGCTGATCGCTGTCGCGGCACGCCTTGTGCCCGATGTGATCCGCCAGGCAGGCGCCAAAGGCATTCCCTTCGCGGTCATTCTCTCTTCGGGTTTTCGCGAGGCGGGTGACGAGGGCAAGGCTATCGAAGCCGAACTGATCACAGCCATCAAGGAAACCGGGATTCGTGCCGTCGGCCCCAATTGCATGGGCGTGCTCAATATTCCCAAGAAGGTCCATAACGGCTTCGGGCAGGGCTTTGGGGTAAAGGACTATTCCACCGGGCCGGTGGCGATGGCCACACAGAGCGGCGGCTATGGCTTTACGCTGGTGCGCAATGCCAGCCGCGCCGGGACGGGGTTCAACTATATCGCCTCGGTCGGCAACAGCGTCGATCTCAATGTTCTCGATTTCATCGACTACTTTCTCGACTGCGACGACGTGAAGGTGGTGACCGCTTTCATCGAAGGTGTTTCGGACGGCAGGCGGCTGCTCGAACTTGGACGCAAGGCCCTCGAGCGCAACAAGCCCATTCTCGTCTGGAAGGCCGGCAATACCGCGGCGGGCCAGAAAGCGGCCGCATCGCATACGGCGAGCCTCGCCAGCAGCTATGCGCTCTATCAGGCGGCATTTCGGCATGGCGGCTATGTCGAGGTCGATGACTATGAAGATCTCGTCGACCTGGCGAAGGCTTTCCTCGCCGGAACGCTGCCGCGCGGCGACCGCGTCGGGCTGGTGTCCGGCTCGGGTGGGGCCGGGGTCATCGCTTCGGACCGTTTCATGCAGGCCGGCCTGCAATTGCCCGAATTCTCCGCGACGACCAAGGCCGCATTGCGCGACATGCTGCCGCCGCTCGCCGGAACCGGTAACCCGGTGGACATTTCGGGCCAGAACACCAAGGACGGCAAGAGCCTGTCCAATGCTGCGGCCGAAGCGGTGCTTGCCGACGAAAATATCGACATGGTGATGGTGCGTTCCGGCCAGACGACCGGCAGTGTCGAGGCGGCGCAGTCCATCATCGATATTGCCCGCGCGGCCGACAAGCCGGTGCTTGTGGCGACGGTTGCCGAGGATCACCTGCCGGCCAAGGCGCTGTTCGATGCCGCAGGCCTGCCATGGTTCCTGACGGTTGGCCGGGCTGCCACTGCCGCGCGGGCCTTGGCCGATTTCTCGATGCGACAACAGAAATGGGCCGTGCGCCCTCGGACGATCCAGAGGGCATTTCCTCGCCCGGAGCTGTCGTTCCCTGCGGGAGAGACATTCCTCAGCGAACGCGCGTCGCGCGATGTGCTCGCCCAATATGGCATTCCTCTCGTCCGCCAGGAGTTCGTTCCGGCTAACGCCGTGGACAGGCTGAATTTGCAGAGCCTGACTTTCCCGGTCGTGGTGAAGGTCAATTCACCCGACATTCCGCATAAGAGCGAGGCCGGGGCGATCCGCGTCAACCTCACGACCCCCGAAGGGGTGCGGTCGGCGGCGCGCGAGGTGATCGCAGCGGCACGAAATTATGATCCGGGCGCCCGTGTCGACGGGGTGCTGGTGCAGGAAATGGCGAAGGGAACCGAGTTGCTGCTCGGCGCGGCCGACGATGCCTGTTTCGGCCCCATCGTCCTGTTCGGCCTGGGCGGTATTTTCGCTGAGGTCATGGCCGATGTTGTCTACAGGTTTGCGCCGTTCGACAGGCTGTCGGCCCAAGACATGCTTGCCGAGATCAAGGGCGCCAGGTTGCTTCAGGGGTATCGGGGGCAGGCGGTGGCCGATCTCGACGCACTGGCCGATATCGCCGTGCGGCTGGGCTGGCTCATGAGCGACTATAGGGACGCTATCGAGAGCATTGATATCAATCCCATCTTCGTCAATGGCAGCACCATTCTTGCCGCGGATGCGCTGATTGCGCTCAAGGGTAGGGGGTAG
- a CDS encoding MmgE/PrpD family protein, translating to MAAVEMAQLDGIGEGHRGEKLAKFVAAAPGRDYPPEIIAAAKGALVDFVGVTIGSFEEPAAKATRAVAEAWGVPGKAQIFGAGTTNAAMAALVNGTMAHCQDYDDTHIGGSGHIGAPVWSAALGVAGERGLDEKAALSGFITGFEVMAHLGTGGIRGVGRNLQQCGFHPTGVHGVVGAAAASAAMQGLDEEQSANALGAAATSASGFVASFGSDSKPYHAGRAAWNGILAADLAANGFTAAKGLFEREKGMLAALIQDNRAEIPNIDFDDGWELLNNGYKPFACCRATHASIAAAHKLTAQVKGRKVKRVTSKVHYNAPFSAGKTNPQSPLECKFSVAFCIAAALEGYSMVGTDFTERMLRDPAVQAILPNVELLPQREQPQFEAYLDVWLEDGTHLQSETKLFLGHPQNPMSPEQVHAKFMSLVEPRLGAEKAERLLATLYRFDEPGALAETMALVRA from the coding sequence ATGGCGGCAGTAGAAATGGCCCAGCTCGATGGGATCGGGGAAGGCCACCGCGGCGAAAAGCTGGCGAAATTCGTCGCTGCAGCTCCTGGCCGGGACTATCCGCCCGAAATCATTGCCGCGGCCAAGGGCGCGCTGGTCGATTTTGTCGGCGTTACCATCGGTTCGTTCGAAGAGCCCGCGGCCAAGGCGACACGCGCGGTTGCCGAGGCTTGGGGCGTGCCGGGCAAGGCGCAGATCTTCGGTGCCGGGACCACCAATGCGGCGATGGCGGCACTGGTCAACGGCACGATGGCGCATTGCCAGGATTATGACGACACCCATATCGGCGGCTCGGGACATATCGGGGCGCCGGTCTGGTCGGCGGCCCTGGGGGTTGCCGGCGAGCGGGGGCTCGACGAGAAGGCGGCGCTTTCCGGCTTCATCACCGGTTTCGAGGTGATGGCGCATTTGGGGACGGGCGGGATAAGGGGCGTGGGGCGCAACCTGCAGCAGTGCGGGTTTCATCCCACGGGTGTTCATGGCGTCGTGGGCGCAGCCGCCGCCAGCGCAGCCATGCAGGGGCTGGATGAGGAGCAGTCGGCCAATGCGCTCGGCGCCGCGGCCACGTCGGCGTCAGGATTCGTCGCCTCGTTCGGCAGTGATTCAAAGCCCTATCATGCCGGCCGTGCAGCGTGGAACGGTATCTTGGCGGCTGATCTGGCGGCCAATGGCTTCACGGCGGCCAAGGGGCTGTTCGAGCGCGAAAAGGGCATGCTGGCCGCGCTCATCCAGGACAATCGCGCCGAGATTCCGAATATCGACTTCGATGATGGCTGGGAGCTGCTGAACAATGGCTACAAGCCGTTCGCCTGCTGCCGCGCGACGCATGCCTCCATCGCCGCAGCGCACAAGCTGACGGCGCAGGTCAAGGGCCGCAAGGTCAAGCGCGTTACCTCGAAAGTGCACTACAATGCGCCGTTCAGCGCGGGCAAGACCAACCCGCAATCGCCGCTCGAATGCAAGTTCTCGGTTGCCTTCTGCATTGCGGCAGCGCTTGAGGGCTATTCCATGGTCGGGACCGATTTCACCGAGCGCATGCTGCGCGATCCGGCCGTGCAGGCCATCCTGCCCAATGTGGAACTGCTGCCGCAGCGCGAGCAGCCGCAATTCGAGGCCTATCTCGATGTCTGGCTGGAAGACGGCACGCATCTGCAGTCCGAGACCAAGCTCTTTCTGGGGCATCCGCAGAATCCGATGAGCCCGGAGCAGGTCCACGCCAAGTTCATGTCACTGGTCGAGCCGCGGCTGGGCGCCGAAAAGGCCGAAAGGCTGCTCGCGACGCTCTACCGTTTCGACGAACCGGGCGCCCTTGCCGAAACCATGGCGCTGGTTC
- a CDS encoding MaoC/PaaZ C-terminal domain-containing protein translates to MPLDYEALRAYRIPQTEMALTRRDTMLYALGVGLGGDPTDERQLRFVYEKNLLAVPTMATLIAAPHAWIRKANVGSSGKSVHAGISFRLHRPIPVEGSFRSENTVDEVVDKGEGKAALVTTRRRVFSQQDDALIFEILSTSMQRGDGGFGGPSTSSVPVHEVPSIPPDMVVDMPTLPQQGLIYRLSGDYNPLHADPEHARSNGFPRPILHGLCTYGIAGHALLRSLCDYEPARFVAMSARFSRPVYPGDTLQIQIWQRGDAAHFRCLVPARDNEVVLDFGHAELA, encoded by the coding sequence GTGCCGCTCGATTACGAAGCCCTTAGGGCTTACCGCATCCCGCAGACCGAGATGGCACTGACCAGACGCGATACCATGCTCTATGCCCTGGGAGTCGGGTTGGGGGGCGATCCTACCGACGAGCGCCAGCTTCGTTTTGTCTACGAGAAGAACCTGCTGGCCGTGCCGACCATGGCGACGTTGATTGCAGCGCCCCATGCCTGGATCAGGAAGGCCAATGTTGGTTCCAGCGGCAAGAGCGTACATGCCGGCATCAGCTTCAGGCTGCATCGACCCATCCCGGTGGAAGGCAGCTTTCGGAGCGAAAATACGGTCGACGAGGTGGTCGACAAGGGTGAGGGCAAGGCCGCGCTGGTGACGACGCGGCGCCGTGTCTTCTCGCAGCAGGATGATGCGCTGATCTTCGAGATCCTGTCGACGAGCATGCAGCGGGGCGATGGCGGATTCGGCGGTCCCTCGACGTCGTCGGTACCTGTTCACGAGGTGCCAAGCATTCCGCCCGACATGGTCGTTGACATGCCCACCCTGCCGCAGCAGGGACTGATCTACCGGCTGAGCGGGGACTATAACCCGCTCCATGCCGATCCGGAGCACGCGCGGTCGAACGGGTTTCCGCGGCCTATCCTGCATGGCCTTTGCACCTATGGTATCGCCGGCCATGCGCTGCTACGCAGCCTGTGCGACTACGAGCCGGCGCGGTTCGTGGCGATGAGCGCGCGCTTTTCCAGGCCGGTCTATCCCGGCGACACACTTCAAATTCAGATTTGGCAGCGCGGGGATGCGGCGCATTTCCGCTGCCTGGTGCCGGCCCGGGACAATGAGGTCGTGCTCGATTTCGGGCATGCCGAACTCGCCTGA
- a CDS encoding SDR family oxidoreductase codes for MMARQGAKVVLNDLGVEVGGTGANESVAEQAAAEIRAEGGEAVANADSVSDWDGAHRMVQTAIDAFGRIDCVVNNAAILRDTIFHKMEKADWDLSIGVILTGSFYVSRAAAAHFRKQESGAFVHISSTSGLIGGVGQANYGAAKIGLQGLSKAIALDMKRFNVRSNVVAPSAFTRMTESIPTETAEQKQRAANRRTIAPEKNAPIVVYLASDAASRVTGQVFYTRDNELFLFNQMRPIRHAHTAEGWTPQAIAQHVMPVFEPAFMPLDRTRDVFTSYLP; via the coding sequence ATGATGGCGCGTCAGGGTGCCAAGGTCGTGCTCAACGATCTGGGCGTCGAAGTCGGCGGGACCGGAGCGAATGAAAGCGTTGCCGAGCAGGCCGCGGCCGAGATCCGCGCCGAGGGCGGCGAGGCCGTCGCAAATGCCGACAGCGTCTCTGACTGGGATGGCGCCCATCGCATGGTGCAGACTGCAATCGACGCCTTCGGGCGCATCGACTGCGTGGTCAACAATGCAGCCATCCTGCGAGACACGATCTTTCACAAGATGGAAAAGGCCGACTGGGACCTGTCGATCGGCGTCATCCTGACTGGCAGCTTCTATGTGAGCCGGGCAGCAGCCGCGCATTTCCGCAAGCAGGAATCGGGCGCTTTCGTCCATATCAGTTCCACATCCGGGCTGATCGGTGGTGTCGGCCAGGCCAATTACGGCGCCGCCAAGATCGGTCTCCAGGGGCTGTCCAAGGCCATCGCGCTGGACATGAAGCGCTTCAATGTGCGTTCCAATGTGGTGGCGCCCTCGGCCTTCACCCGCATGACCGAATCCATCCCGACCGAAACCGCGGAACAGAAGCAGCGCGCCGCCAACCGGCGGACCATCGCGCCGGAAAAGAATGCTCCCATCGTGGTTTACCTGGCCAGCGACGCCGCCAGCCGTGTGACGGGCCAGGTTTTCTATACGCGCGATAACGAGTTGTTCCTGTTCAACCAGATGCGCCCGATCCGGCATGCGCATACTGCCGAAGGCTGGACCCCGCAGGCCATTGCCCAGCACGTCATGCCCGTCTTCGAGCCGGCTTTCATGCCGCTCGACCGCACGCGTGATGTGTTCACGTCGTATCTGCCGTGA
- a CDS encoding electron transfer flavoprotein-ubiquinone oxidoreductase: protein MAVDGEGIADDRESMDFDVVVVGAGPAGLAAAIRLKQLAPDLSVVVLEKGAAVGAHILSGAVIDPSSLDELLPGWRDGDLPLMTEVTSDRFDILTRNGRLPVPNILMPPLMSNHGNLIVSLGDLCRWLGEKAEALGVEIYPGFAATEVVYNESGAVRGVATGDMGISRDGTPGPGFARGMKLLGKYVLMAEGVRGSLSERIIERFELRKGREPPKYGLGIKELWEVRPEQHRQGQVHHSFGWPLGAGTGGGSFLYHLPDNLVAVGLVVHLNYSNPYLSPFEEFQRFKTHKAIAPIFAGGKRVGYGARAISEGGWQSVPRLSFPGGLLLGCAAGLVNVPRIKGFHNASRSGMLAAEHVAAAIAAGRAGDEISAFEDSWRDSTIGQDLWRVRNVKPLWSRFGTYLGIALGGLDMWCNTLFKWSPFGTIGHSGPDHAALDPAAEHQPIQYDKPDGVLTFDRLSSVFLSNTNHEEDQPVHLHVLDPALQRQSELEVFQGPSTRYCPAAVYEWQTEADGSPRFVINAQNCVHCKTCDIKDPNQNIRWVPPQGGEGPVYPRM from the coding sequence ATGGCGGTGGACGGCGAGGGCATAGCGGACGATCGCGAGAGCATGGATTTCGACGTGGTCGTTGTCGGGGCCGGCCCTGCCGGACTGGCCGCGGCGATCCGGCTCAAGCAGCTTGCTCCCGATCTGTCCGTGGTCGTTCTCGAAAAGGGCGCTGCGGTGGGCGCCCATATCCTGTCCGGCGCCGTGATCGATCCTTCCAGCCTCGACGAACTTCTGCCCGGCTGGCGTGATGGAGACCTGCCCCTGATGACCGAGGTCACCAGCGACAGGTTTGACATCCTCACCCGTAATGGCCGCCTGCCCGTTCCCAACATTCTGATGCCGCCGCTGATGAGCAACCACGGCAACCTCATTGTCTCGCTGGGCGATCTCTGCCGCTGGCTGGGCGAGAAAGCCGAGGCGCTGGGCGTCGAAATCTATCCCGGCTTTGCCGCCACCGAAGTCGTCTATAACGAGAGCGGCGCGGTACGCGGCGTCGCCACCGGCGATATGGGGATTTCGCGCGACGGTACGCCCGGCCCCGGCTTCGCGCGCGGCATGAAGCTGCTGGGCAAATATGTGCTGATGGCCGAAGGTGTTCGCGGCTCACTCTCCGAACGCATCATCGAGCGGTTCGAGCTGCGAAAGGGGCGCGAACCGCCCAAGTATGGCCTGGGCATAAAGGAACTCTGGGAAGTCAGGCCTGAACAGCATAGGCAGGGTCAGGTCCACCATTCCTTCGGCTGGCCGCTTGGTGCCGGCACTGGCGGCGGATCGTTCCTCTATCACCTGCCCGACAATCTGGTCGCCGTCGGGCTGGTCGTGCACCTCAACTATTCCAATCCCTATCTGTCGCCATTTGAAGAGTTCCAACGCTTCAAGACACACAAGGCAATTGCCCCGATTTTTGCCGGAGGCAAACGGGTCGGCTACGGCGCCAGGGCGATCAGCGAAGGCGGCTGGCAGTCGGTGCCGCGCCTCAGCTTTCCGGGCGGCCTGCTGCTGGGCTGTGCGGCCGGGCTCGTCAACGTTCCACGCATCAAGGGTTTTCACAACGCATCCCGCTCCGGAATGCTGGCGGCCGAACATGTGGCAGCCGCCATTGCCGCCGGCCGCGCCGGTGACGAAATCAGCGCCTTCGAGGATTCCTGGCGCGACAGCACTATCGGGCAGGATCTCTGGCGGGTCCGCAACGTCAAGCCGCTCTGGTCGCGGTTCGGCACCTATCTCGGCATTGCACTGGGCGGGCTGGATATGTGGTGCAACACGCTGTTCAAATGGTCTCCCTTCGGCACCATCGGACACAGTGGACCGGACCATGCAGCGCTCGATCCGGCTGCCGAGCACCAGCCAATCCAATACGACAAGCCGGACGGTGTGCTGACCTTCGACCGGCTGTCCTCGGTCTTCCTGTCGAACACCAACCATGAGGAAGACCAGCCGGTCCACCTACATGTGTTGGATCCGGCATTGCAGCGGCAGAGCGAACTGGAGGTCTTTCAAGGCCCTTCGACCCGCTACTGCCCCGCGGCAGTCTACGAGTGGCAGACCGAAGCCGACGGCAGTCCGCGCTTCGTCATCAATGCGCAGAACTGCGTGCACTGCAAAACCTGCGACATCAAGGACCCCAACCAGAATATCCGCTGGGTGCCGCCACAGGGTGGCGAAGGCCCCGTCTATCCGCGCATGTAG
- a CDS encoding CaiB/BaiF CoA transferase family protein, whose amino-acid sequence MQGLAALDGIRVVCFGMGAAAPFATASLADFGAEVIKVEPPGGDWSRTTPGLGTREFNRNKRGIAINLKSSDGLALALKLIARADVVMESFRPGVMDRLGLGYATLQQAHPRLVYCSVSAYGQDGPWKDRPGVDGIIQAVSGIMSVLGSEDEDAEPIKTPFPMADMAAGFLAAQGILLALLARDRHGMGQHVDVSLLEAALVIQKSSMTRYLQSGELPRRTGSRAPYATPNEAYRTSDGHIMLAAYSPARWSAFCRNVLDMPELETDPRFVDRKVRQGNQKALKRIIEEVFSHRTSAEWLELCEANDLICGSINTYDRVIAHEQVSARNAIETVSFPDGETMRTLAAAPKLSATPGKVTSPYPAKIGQHTRQVLTELGLAPAEIDRLRDEGIIGTA is encoded by the coding sequence ATGCAGGGTCTGGCGGCTTTGGACGGCATCCGAGTTGTCTGCTTCGGCATGGGTGCGGCCGCGCCCTTCGCCACCGCGTCCCTCGCCGATTTCGGTGCCGAGGTCATCAAGGTCGAACCACCGGGTGGCGACTGGTCACGCACCACGCCCGGTCTCGGCACGCGCGAATTCAACCGCAACAAGCGCGGCATCGCCATTAACCTGAAATCGAGCGACGGTCTCGCGCTGGCGCTCAAGCTGATCGCCCGTGCCGATGTGGTGATGGAAAGCTTCCGGCCCGGCGTCATGGACCGGCTGGGGCTGGGATATGCGACGCTGCAGCAGGCCCATCCCCGACTGGTCTATTGCTCGGTCAGCGCCTATGGCCAGGATGGTCCGTGGAAGGACAGGCCGGGCGTCGATGGCATCATCCAGGCCGTATCCGGCATCATGAGCGTGCTCGGCAGCGAAGACGAGGATGCCGAGCCGATCAAGACGCCCTTCCCCATGGCCGATATGGCCGCCGGCTTTCTCGCGGCACAGGGCATCCTGCTGGCCTTGCTGGCGCGCGACAGGCACGGCATGGGCCAGCATGTTGATGTCAGCCTGCTCGAGGCGGCCCTCGTGATCCAGAAATCCTCGATGACCCGCTATCTCCAGTCCGGGGAACTGCCCCGTCGTACCGGCAGCCGCGCACCCTATGCCACGCCCAACGAGGCCTATCGCACCAGCGATGGTCACATCATGCTGGCCGCCTATAGCCCTGCCCGCTGGAGTGCCTTCTGCCGCAATGTCCTGGATATGCCCGAACTGGAAACCGACCCGCGCTTTGTCGACCGCAAGGTTCGCCAGGGTAACCAGAAAGCCTTGAAGCGCATCATCGAGGAGGTGTTCTCACACCGTACCAGCGCCGAATGGCTGGAACTGTGCGAGGCCAACGACCTGATCTGCGGTTCGATCAACACCTATGACCGGGTGATCGCCCACGAGCAGGTCAGCGCGCGCAATGCGATCGAGACGGTGTCGTTTCCCGATGGAGAAACAATGCGCACGCTTGCCGCAGCGCCAAAGCTCAGCGCTACGCCCGGCAAGGTGACATCGCCCTACCCCGCCAAGATCGGGCAACACACGCGTCAGGTGCTCACGGAACTCGGCCTTGCGCCCGCCGAAATCGACCGGTTGCGGGATGAGGGCATCATCGGCACG
- a CDS encoding GntR family transcriptional regulator, whose product MARQPVIKRSQADGMPLAQRAYDAVRQAIESGELSPGDRVSEYRIADWLKISRTPAREGLQRLEAEGLLSYRARRGLVVATIDEDALKELFLARQVLESALAEQAAQNGSGPELSAIMRHCELEPGLVGDRDKMYEHNRAFHELIRRAGHNRYLAKFSLGLDDVVAADRRGSSLIDPDRQVAVVEEHQKLAKAIAERDGAAAGRAAANHIKAAFAARLRVSAARQSATEAD is encoded by the coding sequence ATGGCGCGACAACCCGTCATAAAACGTAGCCAGGCCGACGGCATGCCGCTGGCGCAGCGCGCTTACGATGCCGTGCGTCAGGCAATCGAAAGCGGCGAGCTTTCTCCCGGCGATCGCGTGTCGGAATACCGCATTGCCGATTGGCTCAAGATCAGCCGCACACCGGCCCGCGAGGGCCTGCAGCGTCTCGAGGCGGAAGGCCTGCTATCCTATCGGGCGCGCCGCGGACTGGTCGTGGCGACAATCGACGAAGATGCGCTCAAGGAGCTGTTCCTGGCCCGGCAGGTGCTGGAAAGCGCCCTTGCCGAGCAGGCCGCGCAGAACGGTTCAGGCCCGGAACTCAGCGCCATCATGCGGCATTGCGAGCTGGAACCGGGCCTGGTTGGTGATCGCGACAAGATGTACGAACATAACAGGGCCTTCCATGAACTGATCCGTCGCGCGGGGCATAATCGCTATCTGGCCAAGTTCAGCCTGGGCCTCGACGATGTCGTGGCGGCCGATCGGCGCGGCTCTTCGCTGATTGATCCGGATCGTCAGGTCGCCGTGGTCGAAGAACACCAGAAACTGGCCAAGGCGATCGCCGAACGCGATGGCGCTGCAGCAGGTCGCGCCGCCGCCAATCACATCAAGGCCGCTTTTGCCGCGCGTCTCAGGGTCAGCGCCGCTCGCCAGAGCGCGACCGAAGCCGACTAA